Proteins encoded within one genomic window of uncultured Sphingopyxis sp.:
- a CDS encoding GNAT family N-acetyltransferase — protein sequence MTAHPLDRPIWSMLTGRQAHLAEGEGGALRIDRGYGVFGVAADTGAAAQAALAALVPEEGEIWIVEGEPWPVPDGTREVKRAVLAQMVAEGAPPVTRAGEPAILALGEADAAEMAALAGHAKPGPWGPTTHRYGPFFGIRENDRLLAMAGQRILVPGMAEVSGVATWADCRGRGLARALIGHVMREMVARGETPFLHSYADNAGAIGLYESLGFRIRRQVHVLVIAK from the coding sequence GTGACCGCGCACCCGCTCGATCGCCCGATCTGGTCGATGCTGACCGGACGGCAGGCGCATCTGGCCGAGGGTGAGGGCGGGGCGCTCAGGATCGATCGCGGCTATGGCGTGTTCGGGGTCGCTGCCGATACGGGCGCCGCGGCGCAGGCGGCACTCGCGGCGCTCGTGCCCGAAGAAGGCGAGATCTGGATCGTCGAGGGCGAGCCCTGGCCGGTGCCCGACGGCACGCGCGAGGTGAAGCGCGCGGTGCTGGCGCAGATGGTTGCTGAGGGCGCGCCGCCCGTCACGCGCGCGGGCGAGCCCGCGATCCTCGCGCTCGGCGAGGCGGACGCGGCCGAAATGGCGGCGCTTGCCGGCCATGCGAAGCCGGGCCCTTGGGGACCGACGACGCATCGCTACGGCCCCTTTTTTGGGATTCGCGAAAACGACCGGCTGCTTGCGATGGCGGGGCAGCGCATTCTCGTCCCCGGCATGGCCGAGGTCAGCGGCGTCGCGACCTGGGCCGATTGCCGCGGCCGCGGCCTCGCGCGGGCGCTGATCGGCCATGTCATGCGCGAAATGGTGGCGCGCGGCGAGACGCCCTTCCTGCACAGCTACGCCGACAATGCGGGGGCGATCGGCCTCTATGAATCGCTCGGTTTCCGCATCCGACGTCAGGTGCATGTGCTGGTGATCGCCAAGTGA
- a CDS encoding endonuclease domain-containing protein — MVSREDMLSRAARMRREPTEPEKWLWRCLSGSKLGGLKFRRQATIGNRIVDFFCPSKGLIVEVDGNTHDREADGALDRKMARQYGYATIRITNEDIRTNMDGVLQHIETQAARLADRWPHPNPSSDGERL, encoded by the coding sequence ATGGTTTCCCGCGAGGATATGTTGTCCCGAGCCGCCCGAATGCGGCGCGAGCCGACGGAGCCTGAGAAATGGCTGTGGCGCTGCCTTTCCGGATCGAAGCTTGGAGGCCTGAAATTTCGCCGACAAGCGACCATAGGCAATCGGATCGTGGACTTTTTCTGTCCTTCAAAGGGGCTGATCGTCGAAGTGGATGGCAACACGCATGATCGCGAAGCGGACGGGGCGCTGGACCGGAAGATGGCCCGGCAATATGGCTATGCGACTATTCGCATCACCAACGAGGATATCCGCACCAATATGGACGGCGTGCTGCAACATATCGAAACCCAAGCGGCGAGGCTGGCCGACCGGTGGCCCCACCCCAACCCTTCTTCTGACGGGGAGAGGCTTTAA
- a CDS encoding nucleoside deaminase: MESEDYLREAIALAYANAENGGRPFGAVVVRDGRIIASAVNEVIATGDPTSHAELNAIRAASGIAGPDLAGCSVFASGHPCPMCMAAMRLAGIAAVTYAYSNEDGTPYGLSTAAIYEDLAKPFPEQTMKIRHLPVRLDGRPDLYADWRQRQR; this comes from the coding sequence ATGGAGAGCGAAGACTATCTGCGCGAGGCGATCGCGCTGGCCTATGCCAATGCCGAAAATGGCGGTCGCCCGTTCGGCGCGGTGGTCGTTCGCGACGGACGGATCATCGCCTCGGCGGTGAACGAGGTCATCGCAACCGGCGATCCGACCTCGCATGCCGAGCTCAACGCGATCCGGGCCGCGAGCGGGATAGCGGGGCCCGATCTCGCCGGCTGCTCGGTCTTCGCCAGCGGTCATCCCTGCCCGATGTGCATGGCGGCGATGCGCCTCGCAGGGATTGCGGCGGTGACCTATGCCTATTCGAACGAGGACGGAACGCCATATGGCCTGTCGACGGCGGCGATCTACGAGGATCTCGCCAAGCCTTTTCCGGAGCAGACGATGAAGATCCGCCATCTGCCGGTTCGTCTCGACGGCAGACCCGATCTCTACGCCGACTGGCGGCAGCGGCAGCGTTGA
- a CDS encoding sterol desaturase family protein, which translates to MAKRDYLRNLMRDLESHTEVRRFGSGWLSGFFGLLFAIAGFFMVIALRFPDWFATPELDIVKNWGGFRGLVHATLLVSYGLSLLSLLLRPRKVLGLTALMIGLAAILLGGANVQPQETRDWGIFFGLDFFAVNLLVTGFMFAPLERAFPHRRAQRLFRTEWREDLFYFLVSTMFVQILSFLALAPQQFVNAHTSSWDAFRAGVAALPWIVQFLIVLVASDFAQYWYHRLFHKIPFLWGFHAVHHSASSMDWLAGSRMHLVEVVLLRSVTSLPLFTLGFSPSVMQAYIGFIYVWSSLLHANVGGNFNRLGHWIATPRFHHWHHGLEREAFDVNFAIHFPWIDKLFGTFHLPRDRWPENYGIPEDVPKNYWRQFLYPWTRTGKKTGETPAE; encoded by the coding sequence ATGGCAAAGCGTGACTATCTCCGGAATCTGATGCGCGACCTCGAATCGCACACCGAGGTGCGGCGGTTCGGCAGCGGGTGGCTTTCGGGCTTTTTCGGTCTGCTCTTCGCGATCGCGGGCTTCTTCATGGTGATCGCGCTGCGCTTTCCCGACTGGTTCGCGACTCCCGAGCTCGACATCGTCAAGAATTGGGGCGGGTTTCGCGGCCTCGTCCACGCGACGCTGCTGGTCAGCTACGGCCTTTCGCTGCTCAGCCTGCTGCTGCGGCCCCGGAAAGTGCTTGGGCTCACCGCGCTGATGATCGGGCTCGCCGCGATCCTCCTCGGCGGCGCGAACGTCCAGCCGCAGGAAACGCGCGACTGGGGCATTTTCTTCGGGCTCGATTTCTTCGCCGTGAACCTGCTCGTCACCGGCTTCATGTTCGCGCCGCTCGAACGCGCGTTCCCGCACCGCCGGGCGCAGCGCCTGTTTCGCACCGAGTGGCGCGAGGATCTTTTCTATTTCCTCGTCAGCACGATGTTCGTGCAGATATTGAGCTTTCTCGCGCTCGCGCCGCAGCAGTTCGTCAATGCGCATACGTCGAGCTGGGATGCGTTCCGCGCTGGCGTCGCGGCGTTGCCGTGGATCGTGCAGTTCCTGATCGTCCTCGTCGCGTCGGACTTCGCGCAATATTGGTATCATCGCCTGTTCCACAAAATCCCCTTCCTGTGGGGTTTTCATGCGGTGCATCATAGCGCGAGCTCGATGGACTGGCTGGCGGGATCGCGGATGCACCTGGTCGAAGTCGTCCTGCTGCGGTCGGTGACCTCGCTGCCTTTGTTCACGCTCGGCTTCAGCCCCTCGGTGATGCAGGCCTATATCGGTTTCATCTATGTCTGGTCGTCGCTGCTCCACGCCAATGTCGGGGGCAATTTCAACCGGCTCGGCCATTGGATCGCGACCCCGCGCTTCCACCACTGGCATCACGGGCTCGAGCGTGAGGCGTTTGACGTCAATTTCGCGATCCATTTTCCGTGGATCGACAAGCTTTTCGGCACTTTCCACTTGCCCAGGGACCGCTGGCCCGAAAATTACGGCATCCCCGAGGATGTGCCGAAAAACTATTGGCGCCAGTTCCTCTATCCCTGGACGCGCACGGGCAAGAAGACCGGCGAGACGCCAGCGGAGTAG
- a CDS encoding putative quinol monooxygenase: MAAMLLPATKLRALEAKMEEADPQYGLIGQMMAQPGKRADLVAILAQGTGAMPGNIAYLIGEDSANPDAIWIVELWESKDAHAASLKLPAVQAAIKKGRPLIAGFGTRAEFTPVTAL, encoded by the coding sequence ATGGCGGCGATGCTGCTGCCCGCGACGAAACTCCGCGCTCTGGAGGCGAAGATGGAAGAAGCCGACCCGCAATATGGCCTCATCGGCCAGATGATGGCCCAACCGGGCAAACGCGCCGATCTGGTCGCGATCCTCGCGCAAGGAACCGGGGCCATGCCCGGCAATATCGCCTATCTGATCGGCGAGGACAGCGCGAATCCGGATGCGATCTGGATCGTCGAGCTGTGGGAGAGCAAGGACGCGCACGCCGCGTCGCTGAAGCTGCCCGCCGTGCAGGCGGCGATCAAAAAGGGTCGCCCGTTGATCGCCGGATTTGGCACGCGCGCCGAATTCACGCCGGTGACGGCGCTTTGA
- the ligA gene encoding NAD-dependent DNA ligase LigA produces MTEIESLSEAEAANELMRLARKIAHHSKLYHAEDAPEISDADYDALVRRNNEIENAFPQLIRADSPNNQVGAAVEGSPLAKVTHRQRMMSLDNAFAAEDVEEFVARVRRFLNLGADAAVALTAEDKIDGLSCSLRYEKGKLVQAATRGDGSVGEDVTANVRHIADIPDELVAPAKAGAAGDSVQTPTAPAFAGATDIPDVFEIRGEVYMAKTDFVALNARLMEEGRALAAQREQDFDPATVRQFANPRNAAAGSLRQKDASVTASRPLRFLAHGWGEVSALPADTQYGVMKAIEGWGVPVSPLLKRYESAEAVLAHYAEIERRRAEMDYDIDGVVYKVDRLDWQQRLGFVAKAPRWAIAHKFPAERAQTTLEAIDIQVGRTGKLTPVGRLTPVTVGGVVVSNVTLHNRDEIGRLGVRPGDRVVIQRAGDVIPQVVENLTRDEDRAAFAFPDHCPVCGSEAVAEEGEVDVRCTGGLICNAQKFERLRHFVSRGALDIEGLGEKSIAEFLELGWLDKGPADIFRLKAHRDELLGREGWKEKSVDNLFAAIEAKRQPDAARLLFGLGIRHVGAVTARDLLKGLGDIKRLPEKAAEIHAYLEANPRGEGESDGKYTARRVEAFKAILEVRADGIGIAVGEALADFFHEPHNRALWDDLLSEVAPPLYVVETRASEVSGMTVVFTGKLETMSRDEAKAQAEALGAKAAGSVSAKTDLVVAGPGAGSKLKQASALGIRVIDEGEWAKIVEAAG; encoded by the coding sequence ATGACCGAAATCGAATCCCTGTCCGAGGCCGAGGCCGCCAACGAGCTGATGCGGCTGGCTAGGAAGATCGCCCATCACAGCAAGCTTTATCATGCCGAGGATGCGCCCGAGATTTCGGACGCCGACTATGACGCGCTCGTCCGCCGCAACAATGAAATCGAGAATGCCTTCCCGCAACTGATCCGCGCCGACAGCCCGAACAATCAGGTCGGCGCCGCGGTCGAGGGATCGCCGCTCGCCAAGGTCACGCACCGGCAGCGGATGATGAGTCTCGACAATGCCTTCGCTGCCGAGGATGTCGAGGAGTTCGTCGCGCGCGTGCGCCGCTTTCTCAACCTCGGTGCCGATGCCGCGGTCGCGCTGACCGCCGAGGACAAGATCGACGGCCTGTCCTGCTCGCTGCGCTATGAAAAGGGCAAGCTCGTCCAGGCCGCGACGCGCGGCGACGGCAGCGTCGGTGAGGATGTCACCGCCAACGTCCGCCACATCGCCGACATTCCCGACGAACTCGTCGCCCCCGCGAAGGCGGGGGCCGCTGGAGATAGCGTACAAACGCCAACGGCCCCCGCCTTCGCGGGGGCGACCGATATTCCCGATGTCTTCGAGATTCGCGGCGAGGTCTATATGGCGAAAACCGACTTCGTGGCGCTCAACGCGCGATTGATGGAAGAGGGCAGGGCGCTCGCGGCGCAGCGCGAACAGGATTTCGATCCCGCCACGGTCCGCCAGTTCGCCAATCCGCGCAACGCCGCCGCGGGTTCGCTGCGCCAGAAGGATGCGAGCGTCACCGCGTCGCGTCCGCTGCGCTTCCTCGCGCACGGCTGGGGCGAGGTCAGCGCGCTTCCCGCCGATACCCAATATGGGGTGATGAAGGCGATCGAGGGCTGGGGCGTGCCGGTGTCGCCGCTCTTGAAACGCTATGAGAGCGCCGAGGCGGTCCTCGCCCACTATGCCGAAATCGAGCGTCGCCGCGCCGAGATGGACTATGACATCGACGGCGTCGTCTACAAGGTCGACCGGCTCGACTGGCAGCAAAGGCTGGGCTTCGTCGCCAAGGCGCCGCGCTGGGCCATCGCGCATAAATTCCCCGCCGAACGCGCGCAGACGACCTTGGAGGCCATCGACATCCAGGTCGGCCGCACCGGCAAGCTCACCCCCGTCGGGCGCCTGACCCCCGTCACCGTCGGCGGCGTGGTGGTATCGAACGTCACGCTCCACAACCGCGACGAAATCGGCCGGCTCGGCGTGCGCCCCGGCGACCGCGTCGTCATCCAGCGCGCGGGCGACGTGATCCCGCAAGTCGTCGAAAATCTCACCCGCGACGAGGATCGCGCGGCCTTCGCCTTTCCCGACCATTGCCCGGTGTGCGGCAGCGAGGCGGTCGCCGAGGAGGGCGAGGTCGACGTCCGCTGCACCGGCGGCCTCATCTGCAACGCACAGAAATTCGAGCGGCTGCGCCACTTCGTCAGCCGCGGCGCGCTCGACATCGAGGGGCTCGGCGAAAAGAGCATCGCCGAGTTTCTGGAACTCGGCTGGCTCGACAAGGGGCCGGCCGACATCTTCCGGCTCAAGGCGCATCGCGACGAACTGCTCGGGCGCGAGGGGTGGAAGGAAAAGTCGGTCGACAATCTCTTCGCCGCGATCGAGGCGAAGCGGCAGCCCGACGCGGCGCGGCTGCTCTTCGGACTCGGCATCCGCCATGTCGGCGCGGTGACCGCGCGCGATCTCTTGAAGGGGCTGGGCGACATAAAGCGGCTCCCCGAAAAGGCGGCCGAAATCCACGCCTATCTTGAAGCCAACCCGCGCGGCGAGGGCGAGTCCGACGGCAAATATACGGCACGCCGCGTCGAGGCGTTCAAGGCGATCCTCGAAGTGCGCGCCGACGGGATCGGCATCGCGGTCGGCGAGGCGCTCGCCGATTTCTTCCACGAACCGCACAACCGCGCGCTGTGGGACGATCTCCTCTCCGAAGTCGCGCCGCCGCTTTACGTTGTCGAGACGCGCGCGAGCGAGGTGTCGGGGATGACGGTGGTGTTCACCGGCAAGCTCGAGACCATGAGCCGCGACGAAGCCAAGGCGCAGGCCGAGGCGCTCGGCGCCAAGGCCGCGGGCAGCGTCAGCGCCAAGACCGACCTCGTCGTCGCGGGCCCGGGCGCGGGGTCGAAGCTCAAGCAGGCGAGCGCGCTGGGGATCAGGGTGATCGACGAGGGTGAATGGGCGAAGATCGTCGAGGCGGCGGGATGA
- a CDS encoding outer membrane protein assembly factor BamD — MTHPSSLRVTTRLLAAALVITPMLAACAGGGGVKKDTRYVARDVNTLYRAAQDRLDRKQYGLAAALFDEVERQHPYSPWARRAQLMSAFSYYMDREYTPAIEAAQRFLAIHPGNKDAPYAYYLIGLSYYEQISDVTRDQKITQQARAALGEVIRRYPDSRYAADARLKVDLVQDHLAGKEMEIGRFYQRSSNWLAASIRFREVVDKYQTTSHAPEALYRLTECYLALGIPVEAKKSAAVLGANYPGNEWYERAYKLMQKHAPSA; from the coding sequence ATGACTCATCCTTCCTCCTTGCGCGTCACGACGCGCCTGCTCGCCGCCGCTCTTGTGATCACGCCGATGCTGGCGGCCTGCGCCGGCGGCGGCGGGGTCAAGAAGGACACGCGTTACGTCGCGCGCGACGTCAACACGCTCTATCGCGCGGCGCAGGACCGGCTCGACCGCAAGCAATACGGCCTCGCCGCGGCGCTGTTCGACGAGGTCGAGCGTCAGCATCCCTATTCGCCCTGGGCGCGCCGCGCACAGCTGATGAGCGCGTTCAGCTATTATATGGACCGCGAATATACGCCGGCGATCGAGGCGGCGCAGCGGTTCCTCGCGATCCACCCGGGCAACAAGGACGCGCCCTATGCCTATTATCTGATCGGCCTCAGCTATTATGAGCAGATCAGCGACGTCACCCGCGATCAGAAGATCACCCAGCAGGCGCGCGCCGCGCTCGGCGAAGTGATCCGCCGCTATCCCGACAGCCGCTACGCCGCCGATGCGCGGCTGAAGGTCGATCTGGTGCAGGACCATCTCGCGGGCAAGGAAATGGAGATCGGCCGCTTCTATCAGCGCAGTTCGAACTGGCTCGCGGCGTCGATCCGTTTCCGCGAGGTCGTCGACAAATATCAGACGACCAGCCATGCGCCCGAGGCGCTCTACCGCCTGACCGAATGCTATCTCGCGCTCGGTATTCCGGTCGAGGCGAAGAAGTCGGCTGCGGTGCTCGGCGCCAATTATCCGGGCAATGAATGGTATGAACGCGCCTACAAGCTGATGCAGAAGCACGCGCCGAGCGCGTGA
- the recN gene encoding DNA repair protein RecN, translating into MLTALSIANIVLIERLDLDFEAGLGVLTGETGAGKSILLDALGLALGARADSALVRQGSDKAQVTASFTPPAADTRLAALLADNEVALEPGEPLLIRRTLKADGGSRAFLNDQPCSAALLREVGGHLVEIHGQHDDRGLLAPAGHRALLDAYARADTGAVAAAHAVWRAAEDKLAAARAAVSEAERDREWLEHCVAELQALGPQPGEEAELAEARAAMQKGERIAGDLGAILEAFDGSAGGPALLRGAARRLDRLAGDHPLLAEALAGLDRAIIEADEAETRLHDAARAMEYDPERLEATETRLFELRAMARKHNVQPDELAELTGTLAARLDAIEGGSAGLAKLEAAVAETAAAYTHAATALSDQRVKAAIRLDAAVAAELIPLKLDAARFQTAVERLPAERWGAEGIDRVEFLIATNPGAPFAPLAKIASGGELSRFILALKVALAEEGGAGTIIFDEIDRGVGGAVASAIGDRLARLSGAGKQLLAVTHSPQVAAKGAFHFIIAKSSEGTVTRTSVHALDDAGRREEIARMLSGAEVTEEARAQAERLLDVAA; encoded by the coding sequence ATGCTGACGGCGCTGTCCATCGCCAATATCGTTCTCATCGAACGGCTCGACCTCGATTTCGAGGCGGGGCTCGGCGTGCTCACCGGTGAAACGGGGGCGGGCAAGTCGATCCTGCTCGACGCCCTCGGCCTCGCGCTCGGCGCGCGCGCCGACAGCGCCTTGGTGCGGCAGGGCAGCGACAAGGCGCAGGTGACGGCCAGCTTCACACCGCCCGCGGCGGACACGCGGCTCGCGGCGCTGCTCGCCGACAATGAAGTTGCACTGGAACCGGGCGAGCCGCTGCTGATACGCCGCACCTTGAAGGCCGACGGCGGCAGCCGCGCCTTCCTCAACGATCAGCCCTGTTCGGCGGCGCTGCTGCGCGAAGTCGGCGGCCATCTGGTCGAAATCCACGGCCAGCACGACGACCGCGGCCTGCTCGCGCCTGCCGGGCACCGCGCCTTGCTCGACGCCTATGCGCGCGCCGATACTGGCGCGGTCGCGGCGGCGCATGCGGTGTGGCGCGCCGCCGAGGACAAGCTCGCCGCCGCGCGCGCCGCCGTCTCCGAAGCCGAGCGCGACCGCGAGTGGCTCGAACATTGCGTCGCCGAACTGCAGGCGCTTGGCCCCCAGCCGGGCGAGGAAGCCGAACTCGCCGAAGCGCGCGCCGCGATGCAGAAGGGCGAACGGATTGCGGGCGATCTCGGCGCGATCCTCGAGGCCTTCGACGGCAGCGCGGGCGGCCCGGCGCTGCTGCGCGGCGCGGCGCGGCGGCTCGACCGGCTCGCGGGCGATCACCCGCTGCTCGCCGAGGCGCTCGCCGGGCTCGACCGCGCGATTATCGAGGCCGACGAGGCCGAAACCAGGCTGCACGATGCCGCGCGCGCGATGGAATATGACCCCGAACGGCTCGAGGCGACCGAGACGCGCTTGTTCGAACTGCGCGCGATGGCGCGCAAGCATAATGTCCAGCCCGACGAACTCGCCGAACTCACCGGCACACTCGCCGCAAGGCTCGACGCGATCGAAGGCGGCAGCGCGGGGCTCGCGAAGCTCGAAGCTGCGGTTGCCGAGACCGCCGCCGCGTACACCCATGCCGCGACCGCGCTCTCGGACCAGCGCGTCAAGGCCGCGATCCGGCTCGACGCCGCCGTCGCGGCAGAACTCATACCGCTCAAGCTCGACGCCGCGCGGTTTCAGACCGCCGTCGAACGGCTGCCCGCCGAACGCTGGGGCGCCGAGGGGATCGACCGCGTCGAATTTCTCATCGCGACGAACCCCGGCGCGCCGTTCGCGCCGCTCGCGAAGATCGCGTCGGGCGGCGAACTCTCGCGCTTCATCCTCGCATTGAAAGTCGCGCTTGCCGAGGAGGGTGGCGCCGGCACGATCATCTTCGACGAAATCGATCGCGGCGTCGGCGGCGCCGTCGCGAGCGCGATCGGCGACCGGCTGGCGCGGCTTTCGGGCGCGGGCAAGCAATTGCTTGCGGTGACGCACAGCCCGCAGGTCGCGGCGAAAGGCGCCTTCCATTTCATCATCGCCAAATCGAGCGAAGGCACCGTCACGCGCACCAGCGTCCACGCGCTCGACGACGCCGGCCGCCGCGAGGAAATCGCGCGCATGCTGTCGGGCGCCGAAGTGACCGAGGAAGCGCGCGCGCAGGCCGAGCGGCTGCTGGACGTCGCGGCGTGA
- a CDS encoding peptidylprolyl isomerase, protein MPLRKTARIGAAIALMIGAMLTLFAVLALAAQSPSVPPQATQLPPPVPSVPAPVTPVVEADTRPYVALVTDLGTITVRIEDKRAPITAANFLRYVDAKRLDGFKFYRSTKSWGPASQLIQAGNRGDARRNFPPIAHEPTTATGLTNCKGALSMARLNPGDATSDFFLLLSDIKGFDADAVGGDGAGFAVFGEMVGGAEVAEAIFNAPISPTAGEGVMVGQMLEPQVTIKTARRVPAPPDASAGCVVKTP, encoded by the coding sequence ATGCCGCTTCGTAAAACCGCTCGCATCGGCGCGGCGATTGCGCTTATGATCGGCGCCATGCTGACCCTGTTCGCCGTGCTCGCGCTCGCCGCCCAATCGCCGTCCGTCCCGCCGCAAGCGACCCAATTGCCGCCGCCGGTGCCGTCGGTTCCGGCGCCTGTCACGCCGGTCGTCGAGGCCGATACGCGGCCCTATGTCGCGCTCGTCACCGATCTCGGCACGATCACCGTGCGGATCGAGGACAAGCGGGCGCCGATCACGGCCGCCAATTTTCTCCGCTATGTCGATGCGAAGCGCCTCGACGGATTCAAATTCTATCGCTCGACGAAGAGCTGGGGGCCGGCGAGCCAACTGATCCAGGCGGGCAACCGCGGCGATGCGCGGCGGAATTTCCCGCCCATCGCGCACGAGCCGACGACGGCGACCGGGCTCACCAATTGCAAGGGCGCGCTGTCGATGGCGCGGCTCAACCCCGGCGACGCGACGAGCGACTTCTTCCTGCTGCTGTCCGACATCAAGGGCTTCGACGCCGATGCGGTGGGCGGCGACGGCGCGGGTTTCGCGGTGTTCGGCGAAATGGTCGGCGGCGCCGAGGTCGCGGAGGCGATCTTCAACGCGCCGATCTCCCCCACCGCGGGCGAGGGCGTGATGGTCGGCCAGATGCTCGAGCCGCAGGTGACGATCAAGACGGCGCGCCGCGTGCCCGCGCCGCCCGATGCCTCGGCGGGTTGCGTCGTCAAGACGCCGTAA
- a CDS encoding TonB-dependent receptor, with the protein MTKYAYQAAPLLALATCLAAGPVRAEEADSTIIVTAPQLTNEAEERVAKTAGGTDVVGHEDYADKSIVSLRDTLAFSPGVYLQPRYGQEVRISIRGSGLSRGYHMRGLTLLQDGVPINLADDNGDFQELEPIFFDHLEVYRGANALRFGSGTLGGAINGVTPTGRTAEGLYLRADAGSFDSVRGLVSAGVASGAVDAWGAVSADTSDGDRDHAKRRSFRFNGNVGMQFSGVVSNRLYVSVNSIDQQIPSALTMEQALTTPRLATAGTIAGDHGRDIDSIRIQNRTRFDWGGVKLDVGAFVNAKSLYHPIFELVDQEGLDRGGYFRLDYAGDIFEATFGGELRVGDIRAKRFINQGGKRGALRVNADQHAHAASLYGEVRVRPTPMLTLIAGGIYADGQRRQVMNFNASDPTQNGTVGRADFDAFSPKIGLLFEPVAGAQIYANYSRSVEFPGFIELGQVAAFVPLDAQRAWTAEIGTRGKRGALNWDVTYYRSTIKGELLQFDIGPDIPASTFNAGRTLHEGVEAALEVQAAEWLRLRQVYTYSNFRFRGDAQFGDNRLPVVPKHVYRAELRVGTEALHVAPNLEWVPDGPFADYRNQVSAPGYALIGVTGGATIADGIDAFVDIRNITGKKAIGDISAAIAVTPTSAIYYPVERRAVSAGIRARF; encoded by the coding sequence ATGACAAAATATGCCTATCAAGCGGCGCCCTTGCTGGCGCTCGCAACCTGTCTCGCCGCCGGTCCCGTCCGTGCCGAAGAAGCCGACTCAACGATCATCGTCACCGCGCCGCAACTCACGAACGAAGCCGAGGAGCGCGTGGCAAAGACCGCCGGCGGCACCGACGTCGTCGGCCACGAGGATTATGCCGACAAGTCGATCGTCTCCTTGCGCGACACGCTCGCCTTCTCGCCCGGCGTCTATCTTCAGCCGCGCTATGGGCAGGAAGTGCGGATCTCGATCCGTGGTTCGGGGCTGTCGCGCGGCTATCATATGCGCGGGCTGACGCTGCTGCAGGACGGCGTGCCGATCAACCTCGCCGACGACAATGGCGATTTTCAGGAGCTCGAGCCGATCTTCTTCGATCATCTCGAGGTCTATCGCGGGGCGAACGCGCTGCGCTTCGGATCGGGCACGCTCGGCGGCGCGATCAACGGCGTGACCCCGACGGGGCGTACCGCCGAGGGCCTTTATCTGCGCGCCGACGCGGGCAGCTTCGACAGCGTGCGCGGGCTCGTTTCGGCGGGCGTCGCGAGCGGCGCGGTCGACGCATGGGGCGCGGTCAGCGCCGACACGTCCGACGGCGACCGCGATCATGCGAAGCGCCGCAGTTTCCGTTTCAACGGCAATGTCGGCATGCAGTTCAGCGGCGTGGTGTCGAACCGCCTCTATGTCAGCGTCAACAGCATCGACCAGCAGATTCCGAGCGCGCTGACGATGGAACAGGCGCTGACCACGCCGCGCCTCGCGACCGCGGGGACGATCGCGGGTGATCATGGCCGCGACATTGATTCGATCCGCATCCAGAACCGCACCCGCTTCGACTGGGGCGGGGTGAAGCTCGACGTCGGCGCCTTCGTCAACGCCAAGTCGCTTTACCATCCGATTTTCGAGTTGGTCGATCAGGAAGGGCTCGATCGCGGGGGCTATTTCCGCCTCGATTACGCCGGCGACATATTCGAAGCGACGTTCGGCGGCGAACTGCGCGTCGGTGACATCCGGGCAAAGCGTTTCATCAATCAAGGCGGCAAGCGCGGCGCGCTGCGCGTGAACGCCGACCAGCATGCGCACGCGGCGTCGCTTTATGGCGAGGTTCGCGTGCGTCCGACGCCGATGCTCACGCTGATCGCGGGCGGCATCTATGCCGACGGACAGCGGCGGCAGGTGATGAACTTCAACGCCTCCGATCCGACGCAGAACGGCACGGTCGGCCGCGCCGATTTCGACGCCTTCTCGCCCAAGATCGGCCTGCTGTTCGAACCCGTGGCGGGGGCGCAGATTTACGCCAACTACAGCCGGTCGGTCGAATTTCCGGGCTTCATCGAACTGGGGCAGGTCGCCGCATTCGTCCCGCTCGACGCGCAGCGGGCGTGGACGGCCGAGATCGGGACGCGCGGCAAGAGGGGGGCGCTGAACTGGGACGTCACCTATTACCGGTCGACGATCAAAGGCGAATTGCTGCAATTCGACATCGGCCCCGACATACCGGCGTCGACCTTCAACGCCGGCCGCACGCTCCACGAAGGTGTCGAGGCGGCGCTCGAGGTGCAGGCGGCCGAGTGGCTGCGACTGCGCCAAGTCTACACCTACAGCAACTTCCGCTTCCGGGGTGACGCGCAGTTCGGCGACAACCGCCTGCCGGTCGTGCCGAAGCACGTCTATCGCGCCGAGCTGCGGGTCGGAACCGAAGCGCTGCACGTCGCGCCGAACCTCGAATGGGTGCCCGATGGTCCCTTCGCCGATTATCGCAATCAGGTGTCGGCCCCGGGCTATGCGCTGATCGGCGTGACCGGCGGCGCGACGATCGCCGACGGCATCGACGCCTTCGTCGATATCCGCAACATCACCGGCAAGAAGGCGATCGGCGACATCAGCGCGGCAATCGCGGTGACGCCGACCTCGGCGATCTATTACCCCGTCGAACGCCGCGCGGTCTCCGCGGGCATCCGCGCGCGCTTCTAG